In Amycolatopsis jiangsuensis, the following proteins share a genomic window:
- a CDS encoding cytochrome P450 gives MAAPSLPAGFDFTDPDLYASRLPLAEFAELRRTAPVWWNPQPHNTAGFSDDGYWVVTRHEDVKEVSRDSDLYSSWEKTAIIRFDDQMTPESLDANRLVLLNMDAPQHTKLRRIVSKGFTPRSIAKLEDTLRERAERIVSEARKKGSGDFVTDVACELPLQAIAELIGVPQEDRLKIFDWSNQMVSYDDPEYEVEPLTASAEIVGYAWNMAEERRRCPMDDIVTKLVQADVDGESLGSDEFGFFVILLAVAGNETTRNAITHGMKAFLDHPDQWALYKDQRPKTAPDEIVRWATPVVAFQRTATRDTELGGARIRKGDRVGMFYSSANFDPEVFEQPGRFDVLREDNPHVGFGGTGSHYCIGANLARLEIDLIFNAIADVMPGISEAAAPERLRSSWLNGIKHYQVRYA, from the coding sequence GTGGCCGCTCCATCTTTGCCCGCCGGTTTCGACTTCACCGATCCGGACCTCTATGCCAGCCGGCTGCCGCTGGCGGAGTTCGCCGAACTCCGCCGCACGGCACCGGTCTGGTGGAACCCCCAGCCGCACAACACCGCCGGCTTCTCCGACGACGGCTACTGGGTCGTGACCCGGCACGAGGACGTCAAGGAAGTCTCCCGGGACAGCGACCTCTACTCCTCCTGGGAGAAGACCGCGATCATCCGGTTCGACGACCAGATGACGCCGGAAAGCCTGGACGCCAACCGCCTGGTGCTGCTCAACATGGACGCCCCGCAGCACACGAAGCTGCGCCGGATCGTGTCCAAGGGCTTCACTCCGCGCTCGATCGCGAAGCTGGAGGACACGCTGCGCGAGCGCGCCGAGCGGATCGTCTCCGAAGCCCGCAAGAAGGGGTCCGGCGACTTCGTCACCGACGTCGCGTGCGAGCTTCCGCTGCAGGCGATCGCCGAGCTGATCGGCGTACCGCAGGAGGACCGGCTGAAGATCTTCGACTGGTCCAACCAGATGGTCTCCTACGACGACCCGGAGTACGAGGTCGAGCCGCTCACCGCGTCCGCGGAGATCGTCGGCTACGCCTGGAACATGGCCGAGGAGCGGCGCCGTTGCCCGATGGACGACATCGTCACCAAGCTGGTGCAGGCGGACGTGGACGGCGAGTCCCTCGGCTCGGACGAGTTCGGCTTCTTCGTCATCCTGCTCGCGGTGGCGGGCAACGAGACCACGCGCAACGCGATCACGCACGGGATGAAGGCCTTCCTCGACCACCCGGACCAGTGGGCGCTCTACAAGGACCAGCGGCCGAAGACCGCGCCGGACGAAATCGTCCGCTGGGCGACACCGGTGGTCGCCTTCCAGCGGACCGCGACGCGCGACACCGAACTCGGCGGTGCGCGGATCCGCAAGGGTGACCGCGTCGGCATGTTCTACAGCTCGGCCAACTTCGATCCCGAGGTCTTCGAGCAGCCCGGCCGGTTCGACGTGCTGCGCGAGGACAACCCGCACGTCGGGTTCGGCGGCACCGGCTCGCACTACTGCATCGGTGCCAACCTCGCGCGGCTGGAGATCGACCTGATCTTCAACGCGATCGCCGACGTCATGCCGGGCATCAGCGAGGCCGCCGCGCCGGAGCGTCTCCGTTCCAGCTGGCTCAACGGGATCAAGCACTACCAGGTCCGCTACGCCTGA
- a CDS encoding pyridoxamine 5'-phosphate oxidase family protein, with amino-acid sequence MTSWQEFGTAAPSLAERLRARFTAADAHVLATLRRDGSPRVSGSEIEFRGDEAYIGSMVDARKARDLLRDGRFALHASPGIEQGGDAKLAGHAVEVTDPAEVALHQQPQPSHLFRLDIEEAVLTWVEGNTLLVESWHPGRWVRFARPDNGPAVRTELG; translated from the coding sequence ATGACCAGTTGGCAGGAATTCGGCACCGCGGCTCCGTCACTGGCCGAGCGGCTGAGGGCTCGGTTCACGGCGGCGGATGCCCACGTGTTGGCCACGCTCCGGCGTGACGGCTCGCCCCGCGTCAGCGGAAGTGAAATCGAGTTCCGCGGCGACGAGGCGTACATCGGCTCGATGGTGGACGCGCGGAAGGCACGCGACCTCCTCCGCGACGGCCGGTTCGCCCTGCACGCGTCACCCGGCATCGAGCAGGGTGGCGACGCGAAGCTCGCCGGTCACGCCGTGGAGGTCACCGACCCGGCCGAGGTGGCCCTGCACCAGCAACCCCAGCCGAGCCACCTGTTCCGGCTCGACATCGAGGAAGCCGTGCTGACCTGGGTCGAGGGCAACACGCTGCTGGTGGAGTCGTGGCACCCGGGCCGGTGGGTACGGTTCGCGCGCCCGGACAACGGACCGGCCGTACGAACGGAACTGGGGTGA
- a CDS encoding alpha/beta fold hydrolase, which yields MIAESIESRCPVVDGELAVHTTGTGPLLLLIPGGIGSADSFRALVKQLRADHTVVTYDRRGHFASTDTTTGPVTVRLQADDALAVLDHVGAGTAAVFGTSAGALIGMDLVARHPDRVSALVAHEPPAVQLMPDAGGLLEAAAGQVRLARSGAVMAAVTQFADGIAGAALPDLPNLRLPHEADWLRLFDRELTEFFDYLPDLRALRRVGTEIFPVAGEASRGRYHYQPARILALELGLPFTEMPGAHLAPQRNPAKFAVALRDLLAAL from the coding sequence ATGATCGCGGAAAGCATCGAAAGCCGCTGCCCGGTCGTCGACGGCGAGCTGGCCGTCCATACCACCGGGACGGGGCCGTTGCTCCTGCTCATCCCCGGCGGGATCGGCAGCGCCGATTCGTTCCGCGCCCTCGTGAAGCAGCTTCGCGCGGACCACACCGTGGTCACCTATGACCGCCGTGGTCACTTCGCGAGCACGGACACCACCACCGGGCCGGTCACTGTGCGGTTGCAGGCCGACGACGCGCTGGCCGTTCTGGACCACGTCGGTGCCGGCACCGCGGCGGTCTTCGGGACGAGCGCAGGTGCGCTGATCGGAATGGATCTCGTCGCCCGGCACCCGGACCGGGTGTCGGCGTTGGTCGCGCACGAACCACCCGCGGTCCAGCTGATGCCCGACGCGGGCGGACTGCTGGAGGCCGCCGCCGGCCAGGTCCGGCTGGCCCGGTCGGGTGCGGTGATGGCCGCGGTGACGCAGTTCGCGGACGGGATCGCCGGCGCCGCCCTGCCCGATCTGCCGAATCTGCGCCTGCCGCACGAGGCGGACTGGCTCCGGCTGTTCGACCGCGAGCTGACCGAGTTCTTCGACTACCTGCCCGACCTGCGCGCGCTGCGCCGGGTCGGCACCGAGATCTTCCCGGTCGCCGGAGAGGCCAGCCGTGGCCGTTACCACTACCAGCCGGCCCGGATCCTCGCGTTGGAACTCGGCTTGCCGTTCACCGAAATGCCGGGCGCACACCTGGCCCCGCAACGGAATCCGGCCAAGTTCGCCGTCGCGCTGCGGGATCTGCTCGCCGCGCTGTGA
- a CDS encoding steroid 3-ketoacyl-CoA thiolase: MGEPVIVEAVRTPIGKRGGWLSGLHAAELLGAAQRALLDRAGIDPAEVEQVIGGAVTQAGEQAGNLSRTAWLHAGLPEATGATTIDAQCGSAQQAAHLVAGLIAADAISAGVACGAEAMSRVPLGSNRGTDVGAARPDSWSIDMPNQYGAAERIAVRRGITRADVDEFGVRSQRNAATAWSEGRFDREIAPVKAPDGSGAVTRDQGLRETTMDGLAKLKPVVPEGIHTAGTSSQISDGAAALLVMDASRAHALGLRPRARIRRQALVGAEPYYHLDGPIQATSRVLDAAGMKIGDVDLFEVNEAFASVVLSWQRVHRPDESRVNVNGGAIALGHPVGSTGARLLTTALHELERQDATTALVTMCAGGAMSTATVLERL; the protein is encoded by the coding sequence GTGGGTGAACCGGTGATCGTGGAAGCCGTCCGGACGCCGATCGGCAAACGCGGCGGGTGGCTGTCCGGGCTGCACGCGGCCGAGCTGCTCGGCGCGGCGCAGCGGGCGCTGCTGGACCGCGCGGGAATCGACCCGGCGGAGGTCGAGCAGGTGATCGGCGGGGCGGTGACGCAGGCGGGCGAGCAGGCCGGCAACCTGAGCCGCACCGCGTGGCTGCACGCCGGCCTCCCGGAGGCGACCGGCGCCACCACGATCGACGCGCAGTGCGGTTCGGCCCAGCAGGCCGCGCACCTGGTGGCCGGGTTGATCGCCGCGGACGCGATCTCCGCGGGGGTGGCCTGCGGTGCCGAGGCGATGAGCCGCGTGCCGCTGGGCTCGAACCGGGGTACGGACGTCGGCGCGGCTCGTCCGGACTCGTGGTCGATCGACATGCCGAACCAGTACGGCGCGGCCGAACGCATCGCCGTACGCCGCGGCATCACCCGCGCGGACGTGGACGAATTCGGCGTCCGTTCCCAGCGGAACGCGGCCACGGCATGGTCGGAAGGCCGTTTCGACCGGGAGATCGCACCGGTGAAGGCGCCCGACGGTTCCGGTGCGGTGACACGTGACCAAGGCCTACGCGAGACCACAATGGACGGTCTCGCGAAACTGAAACCGGTAGTACCGGAGGGAATCCACACCGCGGGAACGTCGTCCCAGATCTCCGACGGCGCTGCGGCCCTGCTGGTGATGGACGCCTCCCGGGCCCACGCCCTCGGTCTGCGCCCACGCGCCCGCATCCGGCGCCAGGCCCTGGTCGGCGCCGAGCCGTACTACCACCTGGACGGCCCGATCCAGGCGACCTCGCGAGTCCTGGACGCGGCGGGGATGAAGATCGGCGACGTGGACCTGTTCGAGGTCAACGAAGCGTTCGCCTCGGTAGTCCTGTCCTGGCAACGAGTACACCGCCCGGACGAGTCCCGCGTGAACGTCAACGGCGGCGCCATCGCCCTGGGCCACCCGGTAGGCAGCACGGGAGCCCGCCTGCTCACCACGGCCCTCCACGAACTGGAACGCCAAGACGCGACGACAGCCCTGGTGACCATGTGCGCCGGCGGAGCCATGTCGACCGCCACCGTGCTGGAACGCCTCTGA
- a CDS encoding YhjD/YihY/BrkB family envelope integrity protein codes for MRSREMPGPSRWARARARYRWLDHLARATNRYLEYGGYHYVASITYFSLLSLVPILMLTFSAAGFVLASQPQVLDSLLHALTGTLPGSLGDQASGLLTGFVEQRTGVGVAGLVVALYSGWNWMNALRDALTAMYGQNRSDDPLLRTILVDVLALLGLAAALLVSFGITVSGTAVGRSLLGLVGVADTSWGHTVLSATSVPLALLADWLVFLWVLTRLPRERVGWRSARRGAVAAALGFELLKHAGGLYLSLISQSPSVVAFGSVIGLLFFISLIARMLVFITAWTATAGDAPLKPVPPPTSAQLRPIVVQKHNASVPAALGVVFGVLGTLFALRGRHRR; via the coding sequence ATGCGTTCCCGCGAGATGCCCGGACCGAGCCGGTGGGCCCGTGCGCGTGCCCGGTACCGGTGGCTGGATCACCTGGCCCGGGCCACGAACCGGTACCTCGAGTACGGCGGCTACCACTACGTCGCCTCGATCACCTACTTCAGCCTGCTGTCGCTGGTGCCGATCCTGATGCTGACCTTCTCGGCCGCCGGGTTCGTGCTGGCGAGCCAGCCGCAGGTGCTGGATTCCCTGCTGCACGCGCTGACCGGGACCCTGCCGGGTTCGCTTGGCGACCAGGCGTCCGGCCTGCTGACCGGGTTCGTCGAACAGCGCACGGGAGTCGGTGTCGCCGGTCTCGTCGTCGCGCTGTACTCCGGCTGGAACTGGATGAACGCGCTGCGGGACGCACTCACCGCGATGTACGGCCAGAACCGTTCCGACGACCCGTTGCTGCGCACGATCCTGGTGGACGTGCTCGCGCTCCTCGGGCTCGCCGCGGCGCTGCTGGTGTCGTTCGGCATCACCGTGTCCGGCACGGCGGTCGGACGCTCACTGCTGGGGCTCGTCGGAGTAGCGGACACCAGCTGGGGACACACGGTGCTCTCCGCGACGTCGGTGCCGCTCGCGCTGCTCGCCGACTGGCTGGTGTTCCTGTGGGTGCTGACCCGGCTGCCTCGGGAACGCGTGGGCTGGCGCAGCGCGCGGCGGGGCGCGGTGGCCGCGGCGCTCGGCTTCGAACTCCTCAAGCACGCCGGTGGTCTCTACCTGAGCCTGATCAGCCAGTCGCCGTCCGTGGTGGCGTTCGGCTCGGTCATCGGCCTGCTGTTCTTCATCTCGCTGATCGCGCGGATGCTCGTGTTCATCACCGCGTGGACCGCGACCGCCGGCGACGCACCGCTCAAACCGGTGCCCCCGCCCACGTCGGCCCAGCTGCGGCCAATCGTGGTGCAGAAGCACAATGCCTCGGTACCGGCCGCTCTCGGCGTGGTATTCGGTGTCCTGGGCACCCTCTTCGCGCTGCGGGGCCGCCATCGTCGTTAG